A genomic region of Prionailurus bengalensis isolate Pbe53 chromosome D1, Fcat_Pben_1.1_paternal_pri, whole genome shotgun sequence contains the following coding sequences:
- the TMEM134 gene encoding transmembrane protein 134 isoform X2 translates to MSAARPQFSIDDAFELSLEDAGPGPEFSGVARFGPLHFERRARFEVADEDKQSRLRYQNLENDEDAAQASPEPDGGVSISSQWSFSTISNSTQRSYHACCSWTQHPLIQKNRRVVLASFLLLLLGLGHTTEQRKISLQTFPRSCQVPCSENTELALILIAVGLEVAPSPGVSSAIFFVPGFLLLVPGVYHVIFIYCAVKGHRGFQFFYLPYFEK, encoded by the exons ATGAGCGCCGCCCGGCCCCAGTTCAGCATCGATGACGCCTTCGAGCTGTCCCTGGAGGACGCGGGCCCGGGGCCCGAATTCAGCGGGGTCGCCCGCTTCGGGCCGCTGCACTTCGAGCGCCGAGCCCGGTTCGAGGTGGCCGACGAGGACAAGCAGTCCCGGCTGCGCTACCAG AACCTGGAGAATGATGAGGATGCAGCCCAAGCCTCTCCGGAGCCGGATGGGGGAGTCAGCATCAG CTCCCAGTGGTCCTTCAGCACCATCAGCAACAGCACCCAGCGATCCTACCATGCCTGCTGCAG CTGGACGCAACACCCTTTGATCCAGAAGAACCGCCGGGTGGTGctggcctccttcctcctcctgctgctggggCTGG GCCACACCACGGAGCAGAGGAAAATCTCACTTCAGACATTTCCCAGGTCCTGCCAGGTGCCCTGCTCTGAAAACACAGAGCTTG CGCTGATCCTGATCGCCGTGGGACTGGAGGTGGCCCCCTCGCCAG GTGTCTCCAGCGCCATCTTCTTCGTGCCCGGCTTCCTGCTGTTGGTCCCGGGAG tCTACCACGTGATCTTCATCTACTGCGCCGTCAAGGGCCACCGGGGCTTCCAGTTCTTCTACTTGCCCTATTTCGAGAAGTGA
- the TMEM134 gene encoding transmembrane protein 134 isoform X4, with product MSAARPQFSIDDAFELSLEDAGPGPEFSGVARFGPLHFERRARFEVADEDKQSRLRYQNLENDEDAAQASPEPDGGVSISSQWSFSTISNSTQRSYHACCSWTQHPLIQKNRRVVLASFLLLLLGLALILIAVGLEVAPSPGVSSAIFFVPGFLLLVPGVYHVIFIYCAVKGHRGFQFFYLPYFEK from the exons ATGAGCGCCGCCCGGCCCCAGTTCAGCATCGATGACGCCTTCGAGCTGTCCCTGGAGGACGCGGGCCCGGGGCCCGAATTCAGCGGGGTCGCCCGCTTCGGGCCGCTGCACTTCGAGCGCCGAGCCCGGTTCGAGGTGGCCGACGAGGACAAGCAGTCCCGGCTGCGCTACCAG AACCTGGAGAATGATGAGGATGCAGCCCAAGCCTCTCCGGAGCCGGATGGGGGAGTCAGCATCAG CTCCCAGTGGTCCTTCAGCACCATCAGCAACAGCACCCAGCGATCCTACCATGCCTGCTGCAG CTGGACGCAACACCCTTTGATCCAGAAGAACCGCCGGGTGGTGctggcctccttcctcctcctgctgctggggCTGG CGCTGATCCTGATCGCCGTGGGACTGGAGGTGGCCCCCTCGCCAG GTGTCTCCAGCGCCATCTTCTTCGTGCCCGGCTTCCTGCTGTTGGTCCCGGGAG tCTACCACGTGATCTTCATCTACTGCGCCGTCAAGGGCCACCGGGGCTTCCAGTTCTTCTACTTGCCCTATTTCGAGAAGTGA
- the TMEM134 gene encoding transmembrane protein 134 isoform X5, producing MSAARPQFSIDDAFELSLEDAGPGPEFSGVARFGPLHFERRARFEVADEDKQSRLRYQNLENDEDAAQASPEPDGGVSIRDSSRTSIRSSQWSFSTISNSTQRSYHACCSWTQHPLIQKNRRVVLASFLLLLLGLGVSSAIFFVPGFLLLVPGVYHVIFIYCAVKGHRGFQFFYLPYFEK from the exons ATGAGCGCCGCCCGGCCCCAGTTCAGCATCGATGACGCCTTCGAGCTGTCCCTGGAGGACGCGGGCCCGGGGCCCGAATTCAGCGGGGTCGCCCGCTTCGGGCCGCTGCACTTCGAGCGCCGAGCCCGGTTCGAGGTGGCCGACGAGGACAAGCAGTCCCGGCTGCGCTACCAG AACCTGGAGAATGATGAGGATGCAGCCCAAGCCTCTCCGGAGCCGGATGGGGGAGTCAGCATCAG GGATTCCAGCCGAACGTCCATCCGCAGCTCCCAGTGGTCCTTCAGCACCATCAGCAACAGCACCCAGCGATCCTACCATGCCTGCTGCAG CTGGACGCAACACCCTTTGATCCAGAAGAACCGCCGGGTGGTGctggcctccttcctcctcctgctgctggggCTGG GTGTCTCCAGCGCCATCTTCTTCGTGCCCGGCTTCCTGCTGTTGGTCCCGGGAG tCTACCACGTGATCTTCATCTACTGCGCCGTCAAGGGCCACCGGGGCTTCCAGTTCTTCTACTTGCCCTATTTCGAGAAGTGA
- the TMEM134 gene encoding transmembrane protein 134 isoform X3 → MSAARPQFSIDDAFELSLEDAGPGPEFSGVARFGPLHFERRARFEVADEDKQSRLRYQNLENDEDAAQASPEPDGGVSIRDSSRTSIRSSQWSFSTISNSTQRSYHACCSWTQHPLIQKNRRVVLASFLLLLLGLALILIAVGLEVAPSPGVSSAIFFVPGFLLLVPGVYHVIFIYCAVKGHRGFQFFYLPYFEK, encoded by the exons ATGAGCGCCGCCCGGCCCCAGTTCAGCATCGATGACGCCTTCGAGCTGTCCCTGGAGGACGCGGGCCCGGGGCCCGAATTCAGCGGGGTCGCCCGCTTCGGGCCGCTGCACTTCGAGCGCCGAGCCCGGTTCGAGGTGGCCGACGAGGACAAGCAGTCCCGGCTGCGCTACCAG AACCTGGAGAATGATGAGGATGCAGCCCAAGCCTCTCCGGAGCCGGATGGGGGAGTCAGCATCAG GGATTCCAGCCGAACGTCCATCCGCAGCTCCCAGTGGTCCTTCAGCACCATCAGCAACAGCACCCAGCGATCCTACCATGCCTGCTGCAG CTGGACGCAACACCCTTTGATCCAGAAGAACCGCCGGGTGGTGctggcctccttcctcctcctgctgctggggCTGG CGCTGATCCTGATCGCCGTGGGACTGGAGGTGGCCCCCTCGCCAG GTGTCTCCAGCGCCATCTTCTTCGTGCCCGGCTTCCTGCTGTTGGTCCCGGGAG tCTACCACGTGATCTTCATCTACTGCGCCGTCAAGGGCCACCGGGGCTTCCAGTTCTTCTACTTGCCCTATTTCGAGAAGTGA
- the TMEM134 gene encoding transmembrane protein 134 isoform X1 — MSAARPQFSIDDAFELSLEDAGPGPEFSGVARFGPLHFERRARFEVADEDKQSRLRYQNLENDEDAAQASPEPDGGVSIRDSSRTSIRSSQWSFSTISNSTQRSYHACCSWTQHPLIQKNRRVVLASFLLLLLGLGHTTEQRKISLQTFPRSCQVPCSENTELALILIAVGLEVAPSPGVSSAIFFVPGFLLLVPGVYHVIFIYCAVKGHRGFQFFYLPYFEK; from the exons ATGAGCGCCGCCCGGCCCCAGTTCAGCATCGATGACGCCTTCGAGCTGTCCCTGGAGGACGCGGGCCCGGGGCCCGAATTCAGCGGGGTCGCCCGCTTCGGGCCGCTGCACTTCGAGCGCCGAGCCCGGTTCGAGGTGGCCGACGAGGACAAGCAGTCCCGGCTGCGCTACCAG AACCTGGAGAATGATGAGGATGCAGCCCAAGCCTCTCCGGAGCCGGATGGGGGAGTCAGCATCAG GGATTCCAGCCGAACGTCCATCCGCAGCTCCCAGTGGTCCTTCAGCACCATCAGCAACAGCACCCAGCGATCCTACCATGCCTGCTGCAG CTGGACGCAACACCCTTTGATCCAGAAGAACCGCCGGGTGGTGctggcctccttcctcctcctgctgctggggCTGG GCCACACCACGGAGCAGAGGAAAATCTCACTTCAGACATTTCCCAGGTCCTGCCAGGTGCCCTGCTCTGAAAACACAGAGCTTG CGCTGATCCTGATCGCCGTGGGACTGGAGGTGGCCCCCTCGCCAG GTGTCTCCAGCGCCATCTTCTTCGTGCCCGGCTTCCTGCTGTTGGTCCCGGGAG tCTACCACGTGATCTTCATCTACTGCGCCGTCAAGGGCCACCGGGGCTTCCAGTTCTTCTACTTGCCCTATTTCGAGAAGTGA
- the TMEM134 gene encoding transmembrane protein 134 isoform X6 — translation MSAARPQFSIDDAFELSLEDAGPGPEFSGVARFGPLHFERRARFEVADEDKQSRLRYQNLENDEDAAQASPEPDGGVSIRDSSRTSIRSSQWSFSTISNSTQRSYHACCSWTQHPLIQKNRRVVLASFLLLLLGLGEETEALRGAGPVSWTHSQEITHSGKGNLVPCSKLVFILAI, via the exons ATGAGCGCCGCCCGGCCCCAGTTCAGCATCGATGACGCCTTCGAGCTGTCCCTGGAGGACGCGGGCCCGGGGCCCGAATTCAGCGGGGTCGCCCGCTTCGGGCCGCTGCACTTCGAGCGCCGAGCCCGGTTCGAGGTGGCCGACGAGGACAAGCAGTCCCGGCTGCGCTACCAG AACCTGGAGAATGATGAGGATGCAGCCCAAGCCTCTCCGGAGCCGGATGGGGGAGTCAGCATCAG GGATTCCAGCCGAACGTCCATCCGCAGCTCCCAGTGGTCCTTCAGCACCATCAGCAACAGCACCCAGCGATCCTACCATGCCTGCTGCAG CTGGACGCAACACCCTTTGATCCAGAAGAACCGCCGGGTGGTGctggcctccttcctcctcctgctgctggggCTGG gtgaggaaactgaggccttaaGAGGAGCAGGCCCGGTCTCCTGGACACACAGCCAGGAAATCACACATAGTGGAAAAGGGAACCTGGTCCCATGCTCCAAACTTGTTTTTATCTTAGCCATTTAA
- the LOC122484062 gene encoding AH receptor-interacting protein isoform X2, translating into MADLIARLREDGIQKRVIQEGRGELPDFQDGTKATFHYRTLHSDKEGTVLDDSRVRGKPMELIIGKKFKLPVWETIVCTMREGEIAQFCCDVKHVVLYPLVAKSLRNIAAGKDPLEGQRHCCGIAQMHEHSSLGHADLDALQQNPQPLIFDIEMLKVESPGTYQQDPWAMTDEEKAKAVPVIHQEGNRLYREGHVREAAAKYYDAIACLKNLQMKEQPGSPDWIQLDQQITPLLLNYCQCKLVAQEYYEVLDHCSSILNKQRQGLLQAGQGARGRVECPGGPG; encoded by the exons ATGGCGGATCTCATCGCAAGACTCCGGGAGGACGGGATCCAGAAGCGTGTGATACAGGAAGGCCGAGGAGAACTCCCTGACTTTCAGGATGGAACCAAG GCCACATTCCACTACCGGACTCTGCACAGCGACAAGGAGGGCACTGTGCTGGATGACAGCCGGGTGCGTGGCAAGCCCATGGAGCTCATCATTGGCAAGAAGTTCAAGCTGCCTGTGTGGGAGACCATCGTGTGCACCATGCGTGAAGGGGAGATCGCCCAGTTCTGCTGCGATGTCAAG CACGTGGTCCTGTATCCGCTGGTGGCCAAGAGTTTACGCAACATCGCGGCTGGCAAGGACCCCCTGGAGGGCCAGCGGCACTGCTGCGGGATCGCCCAGATGCACGAACACAGCTCCCTGGGCCATGCCGATCTGGACGCCCTGCAGCAGAACCCCCAGCCTCTCATCTTCGACATTGAGATGCTTAAG GTGGAGAGCCCTGGCACGTACCAGCAGGACCCCTGGGCGATGACGGATGAGGAGAAGGCGAAGGCGGTGCCGGTCATCCACCAGGAGGGCAACCGGCTGTACCGTGAGGGCCACGTGAGGGAGGCCGCCGCCAAGTACTACGACGCCATCGCCTGCCTCAAGAACCTGCAGATGAAG gagcaGCCTGGGTCCCCTGACTGGATCCAGCTGGATCAGCAGATCACCCCGCTGTTGCTCAACTACTGTCAGTGCAAGCTGGTGGCCCAGGAGTACTACGAGGTGCTGGACCACTGCTCCTCCATCCTCAACAA ACAACGTCAAGGCCTACTTCAAGCGGGGCAAGGCGCACGCGGCCGTGTGGAATGCCCAGGAGGCCCAGGCTGA
- the LOC122484062 gene encoding AH receptor-interacting protein isoform X1 encodes MADLIARLREDGIQKRVIQEGRGELPDFQDGTKATFHYRTLHSDKEGTVLDDSRVRGKPMELIIGKKFKLPVWETIVCTMREGEIAQFCCDVKHVVLYPLVAKSLRNIAAGKDPLEGQRHCCGIAQMHEHSSLGHADLDALQQNPQPLIFDIEMLKVESPGTYQQDPWAMTDEEKAKAVPVIHQEGNRLYREGHVREAAAKYYDAIACLKNLQMKEQPGSPDWIQLDQQITPLLLNYCQCKLVAQEYYEVLDHCSSILNKYDDNVKAYFKRGKAHAAVWNAQEAQADFAKVLELDPALAPIVSRELRALEARIRQKDEEDKARFRGIFSH; translated from the exons ATGGCGGATCTCATCGCAAGACTCCGGGAGGACGGGATCCAGAAGCGTGTGATACAGGAAGGCCGAGGAGAACTCCCTGACTTTCAGGATGGAACCAAG GCCACATTCCACTACCGGACTCTGCACAGCGACAAGGAGGGCACTGTGCTGGATGACAGCCGGGTGCGTGGCAAGCCCATGGAGCTCATCATTGGCAAGAAGTTCAAGCTGCCTGTGTGGGAGACCATCGTGTGCACCATGCGTGAAGGGGAGATCGCCCAGTTCTGCTGCGATGTCAAG CACGTGGTCCTGTATCCGCTGGTGGCCAAGAGTTTACGCAACATCGCGGCTGGCAAGGACCCCCTGGAGGGCCAGCGGCACTGCTGCGGGATCGCCCAGATGCACGAACACAGCTCCCTGGGCCATGCCGATCTGGACGCCCTGCAGCAGAACCCCCAGCCTCTCATCTTCGACATTGAGATGCTTAAG GTGGAGAGCCCTGGCACGTACCAGCAGGACCCCTGGGCGATGACGGATGAGGAGAAGGCGAAGGCGGTGCCGGTCATCCACCAGGAGGGCAACCGGCTGTACCGTGAGGGCCACGTGAGGGAGGCCGCCGCCAAGTACTACGACGCCATCGCCTGCCTCAAGAACCTGCAGATGAAG gagcaGCCTGGGTCCCCTGACTGGATCCAGCTGGATCAGCAGATCACCCCGCTGTTGCTCAACTACTGTCAGTGCAAGCTGGTGGCCCAGGAGTACTACGAGGTGCTGGACCACTGCTCCTCCATCCTCAACAAGTATGACG ACAACGTCAAGGCCTACTTCAAGCGGGGCAAGGCGCACGCGGCCGTGTGGAATGCCCAGGAGGCCCAGGCTGACTTTGCCAAGGTGCTGGAGCTGGACCCCGCCCTGGCGCCCATCGTGAGCCGTGAGCTTCGGGCCCTGGAGGCACGCATCCGGCAGAAGGACGAAGAGGACAAGGCTCGCTTCCGGGGCATCTTCTCCCACTGA